One Thermosphaera aggregans DNA segment encodes these proteins:
- the deoC gene encoding deoxyribose-phosphate aldolase → MKGFYSGRIESITPTEFASMIDHTLLKPDADYKILEKYINDVREHGFKLLMLPLSLLDKALEIAGRTIKYGVVVGFPLGNTSTKVKVFEAVEAASSGASEVDMVMNISLFKSREYARVLEDISTVVAEAKKKGVESVKVIIETTLLDDSEKIKAVELVSSAGADFVKTNTGFLGGGATVHDVALLYRASQGRIKVKASGGIRHALDALALIEAGASRIGTSSGDKLMKEFLELTGEA, encoded by the coding sequence ATGAAAGGATTCTATAGCGGGAGAATTGAGTCTATAACTCCCACAGAATTTGCCTCAATGATTGATCACACGTTGCTAAAGCCTGATGCAGACTACAAGATCCTTGAAAAATATATCAACGACGTCAGAGAGCACGGGTTTAAGCTGTTAATGCTACCTCTTTCTCTTCTCGACAAAGCCTTAGAGATAGCCGGTAGGACGATAAAATATGGTGTCGTAGTAGGGTTTCCACTCGGCAACACTTCTACAAAGGTGAAAGTTTTCGAAGCTGTTGAAGCGGCCTCTTCAGGGGCTTCTGAAGTAGATATGGTAATGAACATTTCTCTATTCAAAAGCAGGGAATACGCGAGGGTGTTGGAGGACATATCCACTGTGGTTGCGGAGGCGAAGAAGAAAGGAGTTGAATCGGTTAAGGTGATAATAGAAACAACGCTTTTAGACGATTCCGAGAAGATAAAAGCTGTTGAGCTTGTCTCGTCAGCGGGCGCTGACTTTGTTAAAACAAACACCGGTTTCCTAGGAGGTGGTGCAACTGTTCACGATGTAGCACTTCTATACAGGGCCTCGCAAGGCAGGATTAAGGTAAAGGCTTCAGGAGGAATTAGGCATGCATTGGATGCTCTCGCACTTATTGAAGCAGGTGCTAGTAGGATTGGGACAAGCAGTGGCGACAAACTCATGAAAGAGTTTTTGGAGCTCACGGGTGAGGCTTAA
- a CDS encoding spermidine synthase → MSEEGFYLVEPAGKSLKCLFKIKRVLALEKTPYQEIAFADLEGFGKSLIIDNYVQSTETDEHFYHELLVQPAMTLHPNPKRVLIIGGGEGATLREVLKHKTVEEAVMVDIDEKVVEFSKKYLEHMHRGSFDDPRSKVIIMDGFEYVRKAPQKYFDVVIMDLTDPYAGETAKALYSSGFYSQVKKIMADNSVLVTQAGSSYFYPDEYKYVLTSLSRNFGLIGEYWTWIPSFGLNVNFIIASDTINPWNIDPIEFDKRLQERGVQVKYVTGKRFLGLLLVGVVYPY, encoded by the coding sequence ATGAGTGAGGAAGGGTTTTACTTAGTAGAGCCTGCTGGGAAAAGCCTTAAGTGTTTATTCAAGATTAAGCGGGTCTTAGCCTTAGAGAAAACGCCATACCAGGAGATAGCTTTTGCTGATCTGGAAGGATTTGGAAAGTCATTAATCATAGACAACTATGTGCAAAGCACCGAAACAGATGAGCACTTCTATCATGAATTGCTTGTGCAACCCGCGATGACCTTACATCCAAACCCGAAGAGAGTTCTAATTATCGGTGGAGGGGAAGGTGCTACTCTTAGAGAGGTTTTAAAACACAAGACCGTGGAAGAGGCTGTTATGGTTGATATTGATGAAAAAGTCGTAGAGTTTTCAAAGAAGTATTTAGAGCATATGCACAGGGGAAGCTTCGACGACCCCAGGAGCAAAGTCATAATAATGGATGGATTCGAGTATGTGAGGAAAGCTCCGCAGAAGTATTTCGACGTGGTGATAATGGATTTAACGGATCCATATGCGGGGGAAACGGCTAAAGCACTCTACAGTAGCGGGTTCTATTCACAAGTGAAAAAAATAATGGCAGATAACAGCGTACTAGTCACTCAAGCTGGGAGTAGCTACTTCTACCCTGACGAGTACAAATACGTGTTAACGAGTCTAAGTAGAAACTTTGGTTTGATAGGCGAATACTGGACCTGGATCCCCAGCTTCGGATTAAATGTAAACTTCATCATAGCATCTGACACTATTAATCCGTGGAATATTGATCCAATAGAGTTTGATAAGAGGCTCCAAGAGAGAGGTGTTCAAGTCAAATATGTTACTGGTAAAAGATTCTTAGGTTTACTCTTAGTCGGAGTTGTCTATCCTTATTGA